Proteins from a single region of Anastrepha ludens isolate Willacy chromosome 5, idAnaLude1.1, whole genome shotgun sequence:
- the LOC128864815 gene encoding uncharacterized protein LOC128864815, with product MDSCKSATTPWVDGTVLKKCETQCKDIDAMRYQSLVGGLMYLAVISRPDIAHVVSKLSQFNNHPHEEHFKAAKHVLRYLKQSSAAKITYSSTGENLVCYTDSDWAGDVSDRKSYSGYVVFMSDGLVSWESKKQSIVALSTMEAECIALCQGAKDVVFLRALLREMGYDGYVNEPTNMHCDNQSAQFLLKNPMVHKRSKHIDLRFHYVRELFEKGEIEVHFVNSDANAADIMTKFLKKLKHKMDVNC from the coding sequence ATGGACTCATGCAAGTCGGCAACTACACCTTGGGTTGATGGCACGGTACTCAAGAAGTGTGAGACGCAGTGTAAAGATATTGACGCGATGCGATACCAAAGTTTAGTCGGAGGGTTGATGTACCTAGCAGTAATATCTAGGCCAGATATCGCCCATGTTGTATCTAAATTATCACAATTTAATAATCATCCACATGAAGAACATTTTAAAGCTGCGAAGCACGTGTTACGATATTTGAAGCAGAGTTCAGCAGCGAAAATTACTTATTCATctacaggcgaaaatttggtgtGCTACACAGATTCCGACTGGGCTGGTGACGTATCTGATCGCAAATCATACAGCGGTTACGTAGTATTCATGTCTGATGGTCTGGTTTCTTGGGAATCAAAAAAGCAGTCTATCGTTGCCCTCAGTACAATGGAGGCAGAATGTATAGCTCTATGTCAAGGCGCAAAAGATGTTGTTTTTCTTCGAGCGTTGTTGCGTGAAATGGGGTATGACGGATACGTAAATGAACCTACGAACATGCATTGCGATAATCAAAGTGCACAATTTTTGCTGAAGAACCCGATGGTGCACAAGCGCAGTAAACACATAGATTTAAGATTTCATTACGTCCGTGAGTTGTTTGAAAAGGGCGAAATCGaggtacattttgtaaattcTGATGCAAATGCAGCTGATATAATgactaaatttttaaagaaattgaaacatAAAATGGATGTAAATTGCTAA